One part of the Mariniblastus fucicola genome encodes these proteins:
- a CDS encoding sensor histidine kinase: MNEQEQDETIDQWRRRYAQLAALAGELAHEIKNPLSVIRMNMELLHEDFEEINLPLARRAVERIETVNRQCQRLDTYLKDFLEFTRFTSLELKAGSLNDQIEQVLDFFLRKAEEQGVKIDRHLDAALPSIKLDSQTLQQALTNLVKNALEAMPNGGQLLVRTRLVRNGVALDVIDTGCGMEANALLNMFKEFYTSKDGGTGLGLPTARKIIEAHSGRINVQSEVGTGTCFTVEFPTPARLPE; this comes from the coding sequence ATGAACGAACAGGAACAGGACGAGACGATCGACCAATGGCGCCGCCGATACGCGCAATTGGCGGCGTTAGCAGGAGAACTTGCTCATGAGATCAAGAATCCGCTCTCTGTTATCCGTATGAACATGGAGCTGCTCCATGAAGACTTTGAGGAAATTAACCTGCCGTTGGCGCGGCGTGCGGTTGAGCGAATCGAAACGGTGAACCGTCAGTGTCAGCGTCTCGATACCTATCTCAAGGACTTTCTGGAGTTCACTCGCTTTACCAGTCTCGAACTCAAGGCCGGTAGCCTGAACGATCAGATTGAACAGGTTTTGGATTTTTTCTTGCGAAAGGCTGAAGAGCAGGGCGTCAAGATCGATCGCCATCTTGACGCGGCTCTTCCGAGCATCAAACTCGATTCGCAAACTCTGCAACAGGCGCTCACCAACCTTGTAAAGAATGCGTTGGAAGCAATGCCCAACGGCGGTCAGTTGCTGGTCAGAACACGACTGGTCCGCAATGGTGTTGCCTTGGATGTGATTGACACTGGTTGCGGAATGGAAGCCAATGCACTGCTGAACATGTTCAAGGAGTTTTACACCAGCAAGGATGGCGGAACAGGCCTCGGTCTTCCTACCGCCAGGAAAATTATCGAAGCCCACTCCGGTCGAATCAACGTCCAAAGTGAAGTCGGGACGGGAACCTGTTTTACCGTTGAGTTTCCAACGCCGGCGAGGTTGCCTGAATAG
- the rpsO gene encoding 30S ribosomal protein S15 — protein MTITKEAKAEVIGEFQKNDKDNGSPDVQIAILTKRINSLTEHMRANPKDYSTRRGLLGMVSRRRRLLDYVRDHDPDRYLDLLERLGIRK, from the coding sequence ATGACCATCACGAAAGAAGCAAAAGCAGAAGTCATTGGGGAATTCCAGAAGAATGATAAGGACAACGGTTCTCCCGATGTCCAGATCGCAATTCTGACCAAGCGAATCAATAGCTTGACAGAACACATGCGAGCCAACCCCAAAGATTACTCGACACGACGTGGCCTCCTTGGGATGGTCTCGCGCCGTCGTCGTTTGCTGGACTATGTCCGTGATCATGATCCTGATCGTTACCTTGACCTCCTTGAGCGTCTCGGAATTCGTAAATAA
- a CDS encoding polyribonucleotide nucleotidyltransferase, giving the protein MKVRVEKKIGDQTMSLETGQLAKLAAAAVVIQYGETSVICTAATGAPRPGLDFFPLMCDYRERTIAAGKFPGGFMKREGRPTTKETLTARLIDRPIRPMFADGFKDEVQCQSFVLSSDRQNDGDVLAMNGVAAACFISALPFEDAVASTRVGRVDGEFVAFPTFEQLEESDMDIIVSGTDGAVTMIEGFAREVAEDDMLAAIEFAHGICKEVIGLMRELADKFPVEKVKFESPSDNGLFEKVKAKYFDGFSEAILTPSKKDRGAAKSEFKDKVIAEMIPDPEADNAICADALKKALYKLEAAVIRESILDGKRTDGRGLDDLRDIECHVDVIPRVHGSAVFQRGETQAMITVTLGTGRDEQRVDGLQDEYSKKFMLDYNFPSFSVGECRPIRGPGRREIGHGALAERSIKPVLPDVDDFPYTIRVVSDILESNGSSSMATVCGTTLALMATGVKIKNPVAGISVGLVKEDDRHVLLTDILGSEDHFGDMDFKVAGSQKGITGIQLDLKIRGISNDLIKDALAQSKEARLEILRKMLTAKPRPAESLSQYAPRLLQTQIQSDKIGMLIGPGGKNIRAIQEETETVIEVAEDGKVTISGTNGELADIALKKVEACTATVQVGKIYDGVVSSTKEFGAFVEILPGRDGLCHISELSNGYISDVSDVCTVGDEMKVLVIDVDGNDRVKLSRRRALEELGLEDEFAEEEDNDDFDGGSDDDFDGDDEGDDNDRGGRSDRDRGGDRGGRGGSDRGRSGGGGGRGRSGGGDRGGRGRSGGGGGRGRGGRGDSDRGGRGDSDRGGRSDSDRGGRGRSDSDRGGRGRSDSDRGGRSRGDSDRGGRSDSDRGGRGRGDSDRGGRSDSDRGERTEGDRGNRGGSGGGGGDYDRPRGGGGRGRGRSGGRGRGGSGGGGGGRSRDGGGGRSSGGGDRGYRD; this is encoded by the coding sequence GTGAAAGTAAGAGTAGAAAAGAAAATTGGCGACCAAACGATGTCGCTCGAAACCGGACAGCTCGCGAAGCTTGCTGCCGCGGCCGTTGTTATTCAGTACGGCGAAACTTCCGTGATTTGCACAGCGGCCACCGGAGCACCGCGACCAGGACTGGATTTCTTCCCCCTGATGTGTGATTACCGCGAGCGAACGATCGCAGCGGGTAAGTTCCCTGGCGGATTCATGAAACGTGAAGGCCGACCAACGACCAAGGAAACGTTGACGGCTCGTTTGATCGACCGTCCCATTCGTCCAATGTTCGCCGATGGCTTCAAGGACGAAGTTCAATGTCAGTCGTTCGTGCTTTCAAGCGATCGTCAAAACGACGGCGACGTGCTGGCCATGAACGGCGTTGCAGCAGCCTGTTTTATCTCGGCATTGCCGTTTGAAGACGCTGTTGCTTCCACTCGCGTTGGTCGCGTCGATGGTGAATTCGTTGCGTTCCCGACCTTCGAGCAACTCGAAGAAAGCGACATGGACATCATCGTGTCCGGCACCGACGGTGCCGTCACCATGATCGAAGGCTTCGCTCGCGAAGTCGCCGAAGACGACATGCTGGCCGCAATCGAATTCGCTCATGGCATTTGCAAAGAAGTCATCGGGCTGATGCGTGAGCTGGCGGATAAATTCCCTGTCGAAAAAGTCAAATTCGAGTCGCCTTCGGACAACGGACTGTTCGAAAAAGTCAAAGCCAAATATTTCGACGGATTCAGCGAAGCCATCCTGACGCCTTCCAAGAAAGACCGCGGCGCGGCGAAGTCCGAGTTCAAGGACAAAGTCATCGCTGAGATGATTCCGGACCCGGAAGCAGATAATGCAATCTGTGCGGATGCTCTCAAGAAAGCACTCTACAAACTTGAAGCTGCTGTCATCCGCGAATCGATCCTCGACGGCAAGCGTACTGACGGTCGCGGTCTGGATGACCTTCGTGACATCGAATGCCACGTCGACGTCATTCCTCGCGTTCACGGTTCGGCCGTTTTCCAACGCGGTGAAACTCAGGCGATGATCACGGTCACGCTGGGAACCGGACGTGACGAACAGCGTGTCGACGGCTTGCAGGACGAGTACTCCAAGAAATTCATGTTGGACTACAACTTCCCAAGCTTCAGCGTTGGTGAGTGTCGTCCGATTCGCGGCCCTGGTCGTCGCGAAATTGGCCATGGTGCTTTGGCGGAACGCTCGATCAAGCCTGTGCTGCCAGATGTTGACGATTTCCCGTACACAATTCGCGTTGTGTCGGACATCCTTGAATCAAACGGTTCGTCTTCCATGGCGACAGTTTGCGGTACGACTTTGGCCCTGATGGCGACTGGCGTAAAAATCAAAAACCCGGTTGCTGGTATCTCAGTTGGCCTGGTCAAAGAAGACGATCGCCACGTTTTGCTGACCGACATTCTGGGCAGCGAAGATCACTTCGGCGACATGGACTTCAAGGTCGCTGGTTCGCAAAAAGGTATCACTGGCATCCAGCTGGACCTGAAAATTCGCGGAATCAGCAACGACTTGATCAAAGACGCGCTGGCTCAATCGAAAGAAGCTCGCCTTGAGATCCTTCGCAAGATGCTGACGGCCAAGCCACGTCCGGCAGAATCACTTTCTCAGTACGCTCCACGCTTGCTGCAGACTCAGATTCAGTCTGACAAGATCGGCATGCTGATCGGTCCTGGCGGAAAGAACATTCGTGCCATTCAGGAAGAAACAGAAACCGTTATCGAAGTTGCTGAAGACGGCAAGGTAACAATTTCCGGTACCAACGGCGAACTCGCTGATATCGCACTCAAGAAAGTTGAAGCTTGCACGGCAACGGTTCAGGTCGGCAAGATCTACGATGGCGTTGTCAGCAGCACCAAAGAATTCGGTGCCTTTGTTGAGATCCTTCCTGGTCGTGACGGATTGTGTCACATCAGCGAACTTTCTAACGGCTACATCAGTGATGTTTCAGACGTTTGCACCGTTGGCGATGAGATGAAAGTTCTCGTGATCGATGTCGATGGCAACGATCGCGTCAAGCTCAGCCGTCGTCGTGCTTTGGAAGAGCTTGGTCTCGAAGACGAATTCGCCGAAGAGGAAGACAACGACGATTTCGATGGCGGAAGCGACGATGACTTCGACGGCGACGATGAAGGCGACGACAATGATCGCGGCGGACGCTCAGATCGTGATCGCGGTGGCGACCGAGGTGGTCGTGGCGGAAGTGATCGTGGTCGCAGCGGTGGCGGCGGTGGTCGTGGTCGCAGTGGCGGCGGAGACCGTGGTGGACGCGGTCGCAGTGGCGGCGGCGGTGGACGTGGTCGCGGTGGCCGTGGAGACAGCGATCGTGGCGGACGCGGCGACAGCGATCGTGGAGGCCGTAGCGATAGTGACCGAGGTGGTCGTGGTCGTAGCGACAGTGACCGAGGTGGTCGGGGTCGTAGCGATAGTGACCGAGGTGGTCGTAGTCGTGGCGATAGCGATCGTGGTGGACGCAGCGACAGTGATCGCGGCGGACGCGGTCGTGGCGATAGTGATCGTGGTGGACGCAGCGATAGTGATCGCGGTGAACGCACAGAAGGTGATCGCGGCAACCGAGGTGGCTCGGGCGGCGGTGGCGGAGACTATGATCGTCCTCGTGGCGGCGGCGGTCGAGGCCGTGGTCGCAGCGGTGGACGCGGCCGTGGCGGTTCAGGCGGCGGTGGCGGCGGTCGTTCGCGTGACGGCGGCGGTGGTCGCAGCAGTGGCGGTGGTGACCGGGGTTACCGCGATTAA